One Myripristis murdjan chromosome 18, fMyrMur1.1, whole genome shotgun sequence DNA window includes the following coding sequences:
- the LOC115377012 gene encoding endonuclease domain-containing 1 protein-like → MWSGRTWAFLALLVSIGPLEAEVVTSISDCAQFFLEETPPHIPGILEDGNILDQNRYKPICQTYKSERRFVTLYDISNKIPVFSAYKYIGNRTGRPKQNWQIEPQLEDEMTDESNAVYMNQAGNNDYKNQLDLDRGHLFPSSHAFTTDDKKSTFILTNIVPQAGSFNKNSWSKMESCVKCVLEKYCINTNARHEGFVVTGAQPSTNNFLNNKINIPSMLWSAFCCYSSSLNRWIASAHWGDNVPDEHTNKYLTTRTLEELHQTLSRFNPGFEVFPQTRCPLHTTVAEFYSAINEENNKCDCLPTASTTSAPSTTTSALLSTTASTTSAPSTTTSTTTTTTTSPTKKPRKNKMDTKTKKGGALRIASAVFA, encoded by the exons ATGTGGTCAGGGCGTACGTGGGCTTTCCTGGCCCTGCTTGTGTCCATTGGTCCCCTGGAGGCGGAAGTGGTGACGTCCATATCGGACTGTGCACAGTTTTTCCTGGAGGAGACTCCGCCCCACATCCCGGGAATTTTGGAAGACGGGAACATCCTGGACCAGAACCGCTACAAACCCATTTGTCAGACTTACAAGTCAGAAAGAAGGTTTGTGACGCTCTACGACATCAGCAACAAGATTCCAGTGTTTTCCGCCTACAAGTACATTGGGAACCGTACAGGAAGACCCAAACAAAACTGGCAGATAGAGCCCCAG CTTGAGGACGAAATGACAGACGAAAGCAATGCGGTCTACATGAACCAGGCTGGGAACAACGATTACAAAAACCAGTTAGACCTTGATAGGGGCCACTTATTCCCAAGTTCTCATGCCTTCACTACAGATGATAAAAAATCTACCTTCATCCTGACCAACATTGTTCCACAAGCAGGAAGTTTTAACAAGAACAGCTGGAGTAAAATGGAGAGCTGCGTCAAGTGTGTGTTGGAAAAATACTGCATCAACACCAATGCACGTCATGAAGGCTTTGTGGTTACTGGGGCGCAGCCCAGCACCAACAACTTCCTCAACAACAAGATCAACATCCCCTCCATGCTCTGGTCAGCATTTTGCTGCTACAGTTCCAGTTTGAACAGATGGATAGCAAGCGCACACTGGGGTGACAACGTTCCAGATGAACACACCAATAAATATCTGACGACCAGAACCCTGGAAGAGCTCCATCAAAcactgagcaggttcaacccaGGATTTGAGGTGTTCCCTCAAACACGTTGTCCTCTTCACACAACTGTTGCTGAGTTTTATTCAGCcattaatgaggaaaataacAAATGTGACTGCCTCCCCACTGCTTCAACCACCTCTGCCCCTTCCACAACCACCTCTGCCCTTTTGTCTACCACTGCTTCAACTACGTCTGCCCCTTCCACAACCACTTCTAcgactacaacaactactaccaGCCCCACTAAGAAACCAAGGAAGAATAAGATGGATACAAAGACAAAGAAGGGGGGAGCACTAAGAATAGCTTCAGCA